Proteins encoded within one genomic window of Thermogemmata fonticola:
- a CDS encoding fused MFS/spermidine synthase, with product MSTATIAGVSALPLGRLAGVGLIVFVANAALLVLQLTASRLLAPFVGSSLETWTSIIGVFLTGIALGNGWGGRVADRFPQPRTLMLVLLISAVTAIWMAVLPLLLQLSGLYKAIPLGPRIPLLAVLLCLPAGFTLSLLTPLAIKLGLPDVSKTGRVAGLIFALSTLGCLLGNYLTGFYLMRWFTITTLVLMSAASLLVLAGWVGLAMRRNPSTMEASNGRSTSHEAPVTEGRVEGTEAVAGNPMDGTTVCIAPYAIRNIRLAYLIVFLASFCGMTLELTASRVLALELGVSLFTWTGIIGVMLAGTALGNLSGGLLADFMNKPGRSRNPRVALAATLIAGGAGTVLLFVTRFLVNEFSPFADWEPMYQVLGWTFSLFFLPMFVLGMVSPQVIRLAMPDVAQAGRVAGRIYAWSTGGAIAGTFATGYVLLSQFGATATLLGVAATLTLTSVLIMRIWEHSVLLYFASLVIGGVTGGVILNYRGDNDPFLVVKTESNYYTIRVTVDRTYFVDEEGNRYYRPTGFLNLSLDMLLHSSVDPAHPEILHYTHEYVQMEFVQAARLSTPEPHVLVIGGGGYTFPRYVMEVMPEAQMDVVEIDPAVTQVARDYLGLKDYPNMHIYHMDGRQYVAEKATPGSYDVIVQDAVNDLSVPAHLLTKEYNDAVRAALKPDGVYLLTVIDAVEYGQLWRAAMHTLRQTFPHVELLGADDINVQDRQVFVIYASNKPLDLQTVQKGVTAHQQRHLAPLLEKARPAMITAWVSGGVIIPQTLLSCAPMCALTRDWLDAVPARIRTVRADPEVIRPYLEAEPKIILTDQYAPVDNLMADVYRYRSRRRP from the coding sequence ATGAGCACTGCAACCATCGCCGGAGTTTCTGCCCTGCCGCTCGGCCGTTTGGCGGGGGTAGGATTGATCGTTTTTGTAGCCAATGCTGCCCTGCTGGTGTTACAACTTACCGCCAGCCGACTGCTCGCGCCGTTCGTCGGCTCCAGTTTGGAAACCTGGACCTCGATCATCGGGGTGTTTCTGACGGGTATTGCCTTGGGAAACGGTTGGGGCGGACGCGTGGCGGATCGGTTTCCCCAACCGCGGACCTTGATGCTGGTTCTGCTCATCAGTGCGGTGACAGCCATCTGGATGGCGGTGTTGCCTCTTCTGTTGCAACTCAGCGGCCTGTACAAAGCAATTCCTCTCGGACCACGCATTCCTCTTTTAGCCGTGCTGTTGTGTCTGCCCGCTGGCTTTACTCTTAGTTTACTGACCCCGTTGGCCATCAAGCTGGGCTTGCCCGATGTGTCCAAAACAGGGCGGGTGGCTGGTCTCATTTTCGCGCTGAGCACTCTCGGTTGCCTTCTGGGAAATTATTTGACCGGTTTTTATCTGATGCGATGGTTCACAATTACCACCCTTGTGCTCATGTCAGCGGCATCCCTGTTGGTGCTTGCGGGTTGGGTGGGACTGGCTATGCGGAGAAATCCCTCAACGATGGAGGCAAGCAACGGCCGCTCAACTTCCCATGAAGCTCCCGTCACCGAGGGACGTGTGGAAGGGACAGAGGCGGTTGCTGGGAACCCCATGGACGGCACTACGGTCTGTATCGCACCTTACGCGATCCGGAACATTCGCCTGGCCTACCTCATCGTATTCCTGGCCAGCTTCTGCGGCATGACGTTGGAGCTGACCGCTTCCCGCGTGCTCGCCCTAGAACTTGGTGTGTCCCTCTTCACCTGGACGGGTATTATCGGAGTGATGCTGGCAGGAACAGCGCTAGGCAATCTGAGTGGGGGGCTTCTGGCAGACTTTATGAACAAACCGGGGCGGTCCCGCAATCCACGCGTGGCCTTGGCAGCGACCCTGATCGCCGGTGGGGCAGGGACGGTGCTGTTGTTTGTCACGCGGTTTCTGGTCAATGAGTTTAGTCCCTTCGCGGATTGGGAGCCGATGTATCAGGTTCTGGGCTGGACTTTCAGTCTCTTCTTTTTACCCATGTTCGTCTTGGGGATGGTGTCGCCTCAGGTGATTCGTTTGGCGATGCCCGACGTGGCACAAGCGGGGCGAGTTGCCGGACGGATTTATGCTTGGAGCACGGGCGGTGCGATTGCCGGTACCTTTGCTACAGGGTATGTGCTGCTATCCCAATTTGGAGCGACGGCGACGTTATTAGGGGTTGCCGCCACTTTGACGCTGACTAGCGTCCTGATCATGCGTATCTGGGAACATAGCGTGCTCCTTTATTTCGCCAGTCTGGTCATCGGTGGTGTCACGGGAGGGGTCATTCTGAACTATCGAGGGGATAATGATCCTTTCCTTGTGGTGAAGACAGAGTCGAATTATTACACCATTCGCGTCACTGTGGATCGCACATACTTTGTGGATGAAGAAGGAAACCGTTACTATCGGCCCACAGGGTTTTTGAATCTATCGTTGGATATGCTGCTGCATTCGAGTGTGGATCCCGCCCATCCCGAAATACTGCACTACACCCACGAGTATGTGCAAATGGAGTTTGTCCAGGCGGCACGTTTGTCCACGCCAGAACCTCACGTCTTGGTGATTGGCGGAGGGGGATATACTTTCCCTCGTTATGTGATGGAAGTCATGCCGGAAGCCCAAATGGATGTGGTGGAGATCGACCCGGCTGTCACTCAGGTGGCCCGTGATTATCTCGGCCTGAAAGATTATCCCAACATGCATATCTACCACATGGATGGCCGGCAATACGTGGCAGAAAAAGCGACGCCGGGAAGCTATGATGTCATCGTTCAGGATGCTGTCAACGATCTCTCGGTACCCGCTCATTTGCTGACTAAAGAGTACAATGATGCGGTCCGCGCTGCTCTCAAGCCGGATGGAGTCTACCTTCTGACGGTGATCGATGCTGTGGAGTATGGACAACTGTGGCGAGCAGCCATGCATACCCTCCGCCAGACGTTTCCTCACGTCGAGTTGCTCGGAGCTGACGATATCAATGTCCAGGATCGGCAAGTGTTTGTGATTTATGCTTCTAATAAGCCGCTGGATTTGCAAACAGTCCAGAAGGGTGTTACAGCGCACCAACAACGCCATTTGGCGCCGCTTTTGGAGAAAGCACGGCCTGCGATGATCACGGCCTGGGTAAGCGGGGGAGTCATAATCCCTCAGACACTGTTGTCTTGTGCGCCGATGTGTGCCTTGACAAGGGATTGGCTAGACGCTGTGCCCGCACGAATCCGAACTGTGCGAGCCGATCCGGAGGTGATTCGCCCCTATCTGGAGGCAGAACCGAAAATCATCCTGACGGATCAGTATGCACCCGTGGACAATCTCATGGCTGATGTTTACCGTTACCGTTCACGACGGCGGCCGTGA
- a CDS encoding flagellar basal body-associated FliL family protein has product MSAAAPVATAQDVAPGGKKNRKLLFAAVGVVAILAGAALPLVVDISSLLGKPKEGTQDKPHAETKTAIVPFGDMVVNLADERAMRYLRVKLAVLVDADQEKEVADLLAKKKPAVKSKLISHLAGKTLKDVSGTVGVNRLQREILERFEEVLYPDGHSPLRAILFEEYVVQ; this is encoded by the coding sequence ATGTCCGCTGCTGCACCTGTTGCCACGGCCCAAGACGTTGCGCCTGGCGGTAAGAAGAACCGCAAACTGCTCTTCGCCGCTGTCGGAGTGGTAGCCATCCTAGCAGGCGCGGCGTTACCGCTCGTAGTGGATATTTCCTCGTTACTGGGCAAACCAAAGGAGGGAACTCAGGACAAGCCGCACGCCGAAACCAAGACCGCTATCGTTCCTTTTGGAGACATGGTGGTCAATCTCGCGGATGAGCGCGCCATGCGCTACCTGCGGGTCAAGCTAGCGGTGCTCGTCGATGCGGATCAAGAGAAGGAGGTTGCCGACCTGTTGGCGAAAAAGAAGCCGGCTGTCAAGAGTAAATTGATCAGCCATCTGGCAGGTAAAACCCTCAAAGATGTGAGCGGTACCGTGGGGGTCAACCGGTTGCAGCGGGAAATACTCGAACGTTTTGAAGAGGTGCTCTATCCCGATGGCCATAGTCCCCTCCGGGCTATCTTGTTTGAGGAATACGTAGTGCAATGA
- a CDS encoding FliM/FliN family flagellar motor switch protein yields MTTPQPLDFRHPPPGALERQFGQWIQQALRRFAHQSSRLLPFSLSLELASVETGTLAHLTAAVPDEAACFPLTTDDPNDGALWLVLPRSVQLTLLMGLLGEIPDKWPEDREATDLEAALVDYLLRELFLTPLEQSWPDAPLSLTAGTSQTLRAVLRRHEAELALCAAIQITAPWGQQTFWLCAPRQGRWEQLGTSQPSVPATPPSAAWRAQLELLVQNLPVELSVILGQVETTMQRLAELKVGDVLVLEQSVHRPLQTWVGGVPKFRAWPGRRGARTAILIDALGSDSPRS; encoded by the coding sequence ATGACGACACCCCAGCCCTTGGACTTCCGCCACCCCCCGCCGGGAGCGCTGGAACGCCAGTTCGGTCAATGGATACAGCAAGCACTCCGGCGTTTCGCCCACCAGTCATCCCGGCTTTTGCCCTTTTCTCTCTCTTTGGAACTGGCTAGTGTTGAAACGGGGACACTCGCACACCTGACGGCTGCTGTGCCGGATGAAGCGGCATGCTTTCCCCTGACCACCGATGATCCTAATGATGGCGCTCTCTGGCTGGTGCTGCCGCGGTCTGTCCAGCTCACCTTGCTGATGGGGTTGCTGGGTGAAATCCCAGATAAATGGCCGGAGGATCGAGAGGCTACGGACTTAGAGGCCGCCCTTGTCGACTATCTGCTCCGGGAGCTGTTCTTGACCCCGCTGGAGCAATCCTGGCCCGACGCTCCGTTGTCTCTGACAGCAGGGACGAGTCAAACCCTACGTGCAGTCCTGCGTCGTCACGAGGCGGAATTGGCACTCTGCGCGGCAATCCAGATTACGGCACCCTGGGGACAGCAGACTTTCTGGTTGTGCGCCCCCCGCCAAGGACGGTGGGAGCAGCTCGGTACTTCTCAGCCTTCAGTACCAGCGACTCCGCCCTCTGCTGCCTGGCGTGCCCAATTAGAATTGCTGGTGCAGAACCTGCCCGTGGAGCTGAGCGTCATTTTGGGACAGGTGGAAACCACCATGCAGCGACTGGCAGAACTGAAAGTGGGAGATGTTCTGGTCCTGGAGCAGTCAGTGCATCGGCCATTACAAACCTGGGTGGGTGGGGTGCCGAAATTCCGAGCCTGGCCTGGCCGACGCGGGGCACGGACCGCTATCCTCATCGATGCCCTTGGGTCGGATTCTCCTCGGTCATGA
- a CDS encoding FliM/FliN family flagellar motor switch protein, with protein MANPQATSPTAPQPTVDVQPAVLEPLESQGPSAASAPTPLEALRDVPITITAQLGHTVLSIGDLLKLGPGAVLELEETVGTPVELTVRGIPFARGEIVVVNDHFAVRITRLHAPPPSRDTL; from the coding sequence ATGGCGAACCCTCAAGCTACTTCACCGACTGCGCCTCAGCCAACTGTCGATGTTCAGCCGGCAGTACTGGAACCTTTGGAATCCCAAGGTCCGTCGGCTGCTTCTGCTCCTACGCCCCTGGAGGCCCTCAGAGATGTCCCGATTACGATTACGGCCCAATTGGGCCATACGGTGTTGTCTATTGGTGACTTGCTGAAACTAGGGCCAGGAGCTGTGCTGGAACTGGAAGAAACTGTCGGTACGCCGGTTGAGCTAACCGTCCGGGGGATTCCCTTCGCACGAGGAGAAATTGTGGTTGTCAATGATCACTTCGCTGTGCGTATCACCCGCTTGCATGCCCCGCCTCCGTCGCGAGACACGCTATGA
- a CDS encoding flagellar hook protein FlgE has translation MALTALFTGSTGLLTFSRALDVVGNNLANLNTTAYKVQRTLFKDIFYQTLNPGSAPAGNFGGTNPSQLGFGSAVGVIDSLFLQGSINPTGRTLDAAIQGKGFFVVTDGTSTFYTRAGSFTVDAAGFLVDPITGFRVQRIGTVGEPQPGQPGFQTPGVLNIRVPFGAGLSGVPTANVVLQGNLSSTLNVGDSISTSIQIYDTQSTLHALTITFTKIAVNQFQASATVTDGTATVPPTPIVFDTSGLLVSPATLTVNITGIPGAAAQNIVLNLGTPGTSSGLTQFGGSSTAAAVTQDGFASGTLISVSFNQSGELVGQFSNGRTQPLAQLAIAGFNNEAGLLRSGNNYYAASPSSGEAVIGAAGTGGLGLVQGSALEGSNVDIATEFARLIIAQRGFQVNARSITAANETLQELANLIR, from the coding sequence ATGGCATTGACAGCTTTATTTACAGGTTCCACAGGTTTATTAACCTTTTCACGTGCGCTCGACGTCGTGGGTAACAACTTAGCCAATCTCAATACCACTGCCTACAAGGTTCAGCGCACATTGTTCAAGGATATTTTTTATCAAACTCTCAATCCCGGTTCCGCTCCAGCGGGAAACTTTGGGGGAACCAATCCCAGCCAACTCGGATTCGGATCAGCGGTGGGGGTTATTGATAGCCTGTTCTTGCAAGGTTCCATCAACCCAACAGGCCGAACATTGGATGCCGCGATCCAAGGGAAAGGATTTTTCGTAGTGACGGATGGCACTTCCACCTTCTACACGCGGGCCGGCTCGTTCACTGTGGATGCCGCAGGCTTTCTGGTGGACCCGATCACCGGCTTTCGTGTCCAGCGCATAGGCACTGTGGGTGAGCCACAACCCGGCCAACCGGGGTTTCAAACACCTGGAGTGCTGAACATTCGTGTGCCCTTTGGCGCAGGATTATCCGGTGTCCCCACAGCCAACGTGGTGTTGCAAGGTAATCTCAGCAGTACGCTCAACGTCGGCGACAGCATTTCCACTTCAATCCAGATCTACGATACGCAAAGCACGCTCCATGCCTTGACCATTACTTTTACTAAAATCGCGGTCAACCAATTTCAGGCTTCCGCAACCGTTACAGATGGTACGGCAACTGTCCCGCCCACGCCTATAGTCTTCGACACCTCTGGTTTGCTGGTATCCCCCGCTACCCTTACAGTCAACATTACCGGCATTCCGGGAGCTGCGGCTCAAAACATTGTGTTGAACTTGGGCACACCCGGCACATCATCGGGATTGACCCAATTTGGCGGTTCTTCCACCGCCGCCGCCGTTACTCAAGATGGCTTCGCCTCGGGCACGTTGATTAGTGTGTCTTTCAACCAAAGTGGTGAACTGGTCGGGCAATTCAGCAACGGGCGAACCCAACCCCTGGCCCAACTGGCCATTGCTGGCTTCAACAACGAGGCGGGTCTGCTTCGGAGTGGGAATAACTACTATGCCGCATCTCCATCCTCAGGTGAGGCCGTCATCGGAGCGGCCGGTACAGGAGGATTAGGACTCGTGCAAGGGTCGGCTCTGGAAGGCTCCAACGTGGATATCGCCACGGAATTCGCCCGGTTGATCATCGCTCAGCGGGGTTTCCAGGTCAATGCTCGCTCCATTACCGCCGCCAACGAGACTTTGCAAGAGTTGGCCAACTTGATCCGCTGA
- a CDS encoding flagellar hook assembly protein FlgD produces the protein MASVAAINTITQEQFLKLLIAQLQNQNPLEPITDQQFISQLTAFSTLQGIQSLNVSFEQMLRLQQLMGGASLIGRSVTYERTPGGPTSSGSVSGLSVQNGQVVLLVGADRVSLDQIRSVS, from the coding sequence ATGGCAAGTGTCGCGGCCATCAATACCATCACGCAAGAGCAATTTCTGAAGTTGCTCATTGCGCAATTGCAAAACCAGAATCCGTTGGAACCGATAACTGACCAGCAGTTCATATCTCAATTGACGGCCTTCAGCACGTTGCAGGGGATTCAGTCCCTGAATGTCAGCTTTGAGCAGATGTTACGTTTGCAACAGTTGATGGGGGGAGCTAGCTTGATAGGCCGAAGCGTCACCTACGAGCGTACACCGGGCGGCCCGACATCGAGCGGCTCCGTCAGCGGTTTGAGCGTGCAAAACGGCCAAGTGGTTTTACTTGTTGGAGCGGATCGAGTTAGTCTTGATCAAATACGGTCTGTTTCGTAG
- a CDS encoding flagellar hook-length control protein FliK, with translation MVLEVPEPVGAVEVQIGLPSMQVGERPSVAGNRIALVAEMGAQLASSTPVDSSAFVQQFHHLSSHLPENSAVAGGISFPTELPDSPGSEVIAAQGGANNSGSGPVAANPQGTLGWAEGTTPTSTVLLANKPITGGEIPEQTLTAIKAHLHQLNQEGEVEFRMHLHPTELGPLRVHLSVREGEIHGQLYVLDDTLRRLLQDQLPELRHRLEALGLSLGQWEIAPDQSSHQADTLWSSWQESDATPKETPSMGDNRKDFNLATTRWTSHGHVYAEDDGRESNHVDVIV, from the coding sequence GTGGTTCTCGAAGTTCCTGAGCCTGTGGGTGCTGTAGAAGTTCAGATTGGGCTACCTTCGATGCAAGTTGGGGAACGTCCCAGTGTAGCAGGCAATCGCATCGCCTTAGTGGCGGAAATGGGAGCGCAACTAGCGTCCTCGACTCCGGTCGATTCTTCCGCCTTCGTCCAGCAATTCCATCACCTCAGTTCTCATCTTCCCGAAAACTCCGCTGTTGCTGGAGGTATATCGTTCCCGACAGAACTACCTGACAGCCCTGGAAGTGAGGTGATTGCCGCTCAGGGGGGAGCGAACAATTCCGGCAGCGGACCTGTCGCTGCTAATCCCCAAGGGACATTGGGTTGGGCAGAGGGCACAACCCCAACCAGCACTGTCCTCCTCGCCAACAAGCCGATTACGGGGGGGGAGATACCCGAACAGACACTGACCGCGATCAAAGCGCATCTGCATCAATTGAATCAGGAAGGAGAAGTGGAGTTCCGCATGCATTTGCATCCAACGGAACTGGGACCACTCCGGGTCCATCTGAGCGTGCGGGAAGGTGAGATTCACGGCCAATTGTACGTACTGGACGACACTCTACGCCGCCTGCTGCAAGATCAGCTTCCGGAATTGCGTCACCGCCTCGAAGCGTTAGGATTAAGTCTAGGCCAATGGGAAATTGCTCCGGACCAAAGCAGCCACCAAGCCGACACGCTTTGGTCGTCATGGCAGGAATCTGACGCGACACCCAAAGAAACACCAAGTATGGGGGACAACCGAAAGGATTTCAACCTGGCCACTACCAGATGGACTTCCCATGGCCACGTCTATGCCGAAGATGATGGTCGGGAATCGAATCACGTCGATGTTATCGTGTGA
- a CDS encoding flagellar motor protein MotB, whose amino-acid sequence MAAGKSGGSWKVAYADFVTAMMAFFLVMWIGAQDEKVRQSVANYFIDPSGVSKHAVQSGAAMTIPTYGTIPDEKTLQMDNGRHQYTPSDQMSPATKAIINWIQSDQKRYRYWKAQAQKAREAVASSAPSPAIAKSPDELATQHLAQQLRAEFTGEIPPETPEVYKNLILYSFHEVNWTQIAEDLLRA is encoded by the coding sequence ATGGCTGCTGGAAAGTCCGGCGGATCATGGAAGGTAGCTTATGCGGATTTTGTAACCGCTATGATGGCTTTTTTTCTAGTTATGTGGATTGGTGCACAAGATGAGAAGGTGCGGCAATCCGTGGCCAATTATTTCATTGATCCATCTGGAGTCAGCAAACACGCTGTTCAGAGTGGTGCCGCCATGACCATCCCCACCTATGGCACCATACCGGATGAGAAAACGCTGCAAATGGATAACGGCCGCCATCAGTACACCCCCAGCGACCAGATGAGTCCTGCCACCAAGGCGATCATCAATTGGATTCAATCAGATCAAAAACGCTATCGTTATTGGAAGGCCCAGGCTCAAAAGGCGCGTGAGGCAGTAGCGTCTTCAGCACCCTCTCCAGCTATTGCAAAATCTCCAGATGAGTTGGCTACACAGCATCTCGCCCAGCAGTTGCGAGCCGAGTTCACCGGGGAAATTCCACCGGAGACACCGGAAGTTTATAAGAACTTGATTCTCTACTCTTTTCATGAAGTGAACTGGACTCAAATTGCAGAGGATTTGTTGCGCGCGTAA
- the motA gene encoding flagellar motor stator protein MotA: MVVIVGGIIVLSAVVVGFTMAGGKIGALIHISEFITIGGAAFGALIIMSPPKVMKDLIRGFLQVLKGSSYGKSTCIQMLQVMYAFARLVRQNGLLALDSHVTNPEQSEVLQQYPKIYNNHHIRHFLCDSLSLIIDGTVESEQLRKWLEEEILVLEREHHAAVMAMLRTADSLPGFGIVAAVLGIVVTMQAIGGPVETIGYKVGAALVGTFLGILMAYGFFAPVGARMEALGEQELLFYRALSEAVIAINDGASPKDVVMRARRIIGTDCRPTPSEMKELFG, encoded by the coding sequence GTGGTCGTTATCGTAGGTGGAATTATCGTTCTCTCCGCAGTGGTGGTAGGATTCACGATGGCGGGGGGAAAAATTGGTGCCCTTATACACATATCAGAATTTATTACTATCGGCGGAGCAGCGTTTGGTGCGCTTATCATAATGTCCCCTCCTAAGGTAATGAAGGATCTTATTCGCGGATTTTTACAGGTACTTAAAGGATCATCATACGGTAAATCTACCTGTATTCAGATGTTACAGGTCATGTATGCGTTCGCACGTTTGGTGCGACAAAATGGTTTATTAGCCCTTGATTCTCACGTGACTAATCCTGAGCAAAGCGAAGTTTTGCAGCAATATCCGAAAATTTATAATAACCATCATATACGACATTTTCTATGTGATTCTTTGTCATTGATTATCGATGGTACAGTTGAATCGGAGCAGCTGCGTAAGTGGCTTGAGGAAGAAATTCTCGTTCTTGAGCGCGAGCATCATGCTGCGGTCATGGCTATGTTACGTACAGCAGATTCATTACCCGGTTTTGGCATAGTGGCTGCGGTTTTAGGTATTGTCGTCACCATGCAGGCAATCGGTGGCCCTGTCGAAACCATTGGGTACAAAGTTGGTGCTGCGCTAGTTGGAACTTTTTTGGGAATACTGATGGCATATGGATTCTTTGCTCCAGTTGGTGCTCGAATGGAAGCGTTAGGCGAACAGGAACTTTTATTCTATCGGGCATTATCTGAGGCTGTAATAGCTATTAATGACGGTGCAAGTCCCAAAGATGTTGTGATGCGTGCCCGCCGCATCATTGGGACAGATTGTCGTCCTACTCCGTCCGAAATGAAAGAGCTGTTTGGATAA
- a CDS encoding HEAT repeat domain-containing protein has protein sequence MLYLISILVVFFYHESGDENNPIKQLIKIVDDPSQPLDTRIEAAYLIGKLGVSAKEAIPHLITVLRRLQGRELEPLQIAIIDSLAQMGYTARIALPALTMASGRSIDIDLAIKRATKAILSTTDEHDVTSLVKQLGSSDPSQRLRAVDALRRLGDEAKEASSALMELLDDADYTVRNAAIEALLTISRDRKIPDAIIRAIAKDLNESDPLRRLLALYRLGKIGSPSAIVADEVDKLRNDTDTNVRRVAQEILNKILNTEKK, from the coding sequence GTGCTTTATTTGATTAGTATACTTGTGGTATTTTTTTATCACGAATCAGGTGATGAGAATAATCCAATTAAGCAGCTTATTAAAATAGTCGACGATCCAAGTCAACCCTTAGATACGAGGATCGAGGCTGCATACCTTATTGGAAAATTAGGAGTATCAGCGAAGGAAGCTATTCCACACTTAATCACTGTGCTGAGACGACTTCAGGGCAGAGAATTAGAACCACTGCAAATTGCAATTATCGATTCATTGGCCCAAATGGGATATACCGCACGTATCGCGCTCCCAGCACTAACAATGGCAAGTGGCAGAAGCATAGATATAGATCTAGCGATCAAGCGCGCAACAAAAGCCATACTGAGTACAACAGATGAGCACGATGTAACATCACTTGTTAAACAGCTAGGATCAAGCGATCCGAGTCAGCGACTTCGTGCCGTTGACGCTTTAAGGCGGTTAGGTGATGAAGCAAAAGAGGCATCGTCTGCATTGATGGAGTTACTAGACGATGCAGACTACACGGTCAGAAATGCCGCAATAGAAGCTTTGCTGACCATTTCAAGAGATAGAAAAATACCCGATGCGATAATTCGCGCGATTGCTAAGGACTTGAATGAGTCTGATCCATTGCGAAGATTGCTGGCCCTATACCGTCTTGGTAAAATTGGCAGTCCATCTGCTATAGTAGCCGATGAAGTGGACAAGTTAAGAAATGATACTGATACGAATGTACGACGAGTTGCCCAAGAAATACTGAATAAAATATTAAATACAGAAAAAAAGTGA
- a CDS encoding FlgK family flagellar hook-associated protein: protein MFDHLLIGLSGITVANESTYVIGQNITKSDMPQYHRKTARLSTLPNDNGVIYSYTHRETEDILQKLYYNNLSDFSFYDELYNYYSLLESYLTIGDYVAKFNDIYNVLSQLTGSRYRINDLISNMHDLVMSIRSTSDALDTLKINIEHQITSYVEQINNYLTNLTRLDHNLLDNRDQILEHLSNIMNTNLVQTNKGINILSDNGLPLILDNTVYHLKIQYNNNNINLINDIGTIDVDSGRLGSLIYMYNQYIPKIKNEINYLVSDFIRNINQIQATGLGIAGEYESVDSRIAVPDVFAPLATQDLPLEIFEGDITISITDINSSTRNNYTFHINPNIHSLYDISNFLSSLPGISASVNTSTGLISISALPGYKFDFAGRDTIPATNTSVTNPDTSGLLSALGINGIFDGYNADTISLRQQFIDNPNLFAFSKTGEIGNNDNIIRLLDVFKSSLFTQNNFIQRMSKIITDIGNFGTTVTNSKNYSKEIYNDTYTKLSEIIGVDTNEEFINLLKFQKMLESSSKYISIVNQTIDTLLNMF from the coding sequence ATGTTTGATCACTTACTGATTGGTCTTTCTGGCATTACTGTAGCTAATGAATCAACGTATGTAATTGGTCAAAATATTACTAAGTCTGATATGCCACAATACCATAGAAAAACGGCAAGGCTCTCAACTTTACCTAACGACAACGGCGTGATTTATAGCTATACACATAGAGAAACTGAAGATATTTTACAAAAACTATATTATAATAATTTAAGCGACTTTTCATTTTACGATGAATTATACAATTATTATTCATTATTAGAATCATATTTAACAATTGGAGATTATGTGGCAAAATTTAATGATATATATAATGTACTATCACAGTTAACTGGAAGTAGATATAGGATTAATGATCTTATATCTAACATGCACGATCTAGTGATGTCTATCCGGAGCACTAGCGATGCCTTAGATACCTTAAAAATTAACATTGAACACCAAATAACGTCGTATGTAGAACAAATAAACAATTACTTAACAAATTTAACTAGACTGGATCATAATTTATTGGATAATAGAGATCAAATTTTAGAACATTTATCCAATATTATGAATACAAATTTAGTACAAACTAATAAAGGTATTAACATTCTTTCAGATAACGGTTTGCCATTGATTTTAGATAATACAGTATATCACCTGAAAATACAGTATAATAATAACAATATTAATCTTATTAATGATATAGGAACTATAGATGTTGATTCTGGAAGACTTGGATCTTTGATTTATATGTACAATCAATATATACCAAAAATAAAAAACGAAATTAATTATCTTGTTTCTGATTTTATTAGGAATATAAATCAAATACAGGCAACAGGGTTAGGTATTGCTGGAGAATACGAAAGTGTAGACTCTCGTATCGCCGTTCCAGATGTCTTTGCGCCGCTAGCCACTCAAGATTTACCGCTAGAAATTTTCGAGGGCGATATAACTATTAGCATTACTGATATAAATTCATCGACAAGAAATAATTATACATTTCATATCAATCCTAATATACATAGCCTATATGATATTAGTAATTTTTTATCTTCACTTCCTGGCATATCTGCATCTGTCAACACTTCAACAGGATTAATTAGCATAAGTGCGTTACCTGGGTATAAATTCGACTTTGCAGGAAGGGATACAATACCAGCGACTAACACTTCTGTTACAAATCCTGATACTTCAGGTCTACTCTCTGCGCTAGGTATAAACGGCATATTTGATGGTTATAATGCAGATACAATAAGTCTTCGACAGCAGTTCATTGATAATCCAAACTTATTTGCATTCTCTAAAACTGGTGAGATCGGTAATAATGATAATATAATTCGTTTGTTAGATGTATTTAAATCTTCATTATTTACTCAAAACAATTTTATTCAGCGTATGTCGAAAATTATAACGGATATAGGAAACTTTGGTACAACTGTAACAAATAGCAAAAATTATTCAAAAGAAATTTACAATGATACGTATACCAAATTAAGTGAAATCATAGGTGTTGATACGAACGAAGAATTCATTAATCTTTTAAAATTTCAAAAAATGCTAGAATCATCGTCTAAATATATATCAATTGTTAACCAAACAATTGATACCTTACTTAATATGTTTTGA